From Oryza sativa Japonica Group chromosome 4, ASM3414082v1, one genomic window encodes:
- the LOC107275769 gene encoding putative magnesium transporter MRS2-D isoform X1 has product MAARRRHVAAGAGAPAPAAGEWAAVTAGGGAAWALSPVEEVGTKQELMRRTGLPPRDLRALDPALSSAASASSCRPSAITGRDRAVVVNLDRARAVITASEVLVPSPRDPAVAPLVRELRARLALAASPTPAPSPSPPQHGMAVGMDGSISPSQASRGGEEAAGNGKDGEALGGGDKALPFEFRALEVCLEFACKSLEHETCTLEKEAYPALDELTSKVSTLNLERVRQIKSRLVAISGKVQKVRDELEHLLDDDMDMAALHLTEKLAYQSSRFDIDKEASELEDHSSRDEEGVEGGGGGDGDDETIAGGGSFSPNTDELEILLESYFVQIDGTLNSLSTLREYVEDTEDYINMMLDEKQNQLLQMGILLSTGTLVSSCAIAVTGVFGINVHISLYDSPASSAAFPCAAAGIVAGSLALYLAALLCYKRAGILQ; this is encoded by the exons atggcggcgcggcggaggcacgtggcggcgggggcgggggcgccggcgccggctgcggGGGAGTGGGCGGCGGTGACAGCCGGTGGCGGGGCTGCGTGGGCGTTGTCGCCGGTGGAGGAGGTCGGGACGAAGCAGGAGCTGATGCGGCGGACGGGGCTGCCGCCGCGGGACCTCCGCGCGCTCGACCCGGCgctgtcgtcggcggcgtcggcgtcgtcgtgccgcccGTCCGCCATCACGGGGCGGgaccgcgccgtcgtcgtcaacctgGACCGCGCCCGTGCCGTCATCACCGCGTCCGAGGTGCTCGTCCCGTCCCCGCGCGaccccgccgtcgcgccgctcgTCCGGGAGCTCCGCgcccgcctcgccctcgccgcctccccaacccccgcgccgtcgccgtcgccgccgcag caTGGCATGGCGGTGGGGATGGACGGGAGCATCTCGCCATCGCAGGcgagccgcggcggcgaggaggccgccggCAACGGCAAGGATGGAGAAGCTCTGGGAGGAGGTGACAAGGCTCTGCCGTTCGAGTTCAGGGCGCTCGAGGTGTGCCTCGAGTTCGCCTGCAAGTCTCTCGAACATGAG ACTTGCACATTGGAGAAAGAGGCATACCCAGCTTTAGATGAACTCACCTCCAAAGTCAGCACCCTCAATCTTGAGCGTGTGAGGCAAATCAAGAGCCGACTCGTCGCAATATCTGGCAAAGTTCAAAAG GTCAGGGATGAACTGGAACACTTGCTGGATGACGACATGGACATGGCAGCATTGCACCTAACGGAGAAGCTCGCTTACCAGTCATCAAGATTCGACATCGATAAAGAAGCAAGCGAGCTCGAAGATCACAG CAGCAGGGATGAAGAAGGAgtcgagggaggcggcggcggcgacggcgacgacgagacgatcgccggcggcggcagcttcaGCCCCAACACCGACGAGCTGGAGATCCTGCTGGAGTCCTACTTCGTGCAGATCGATGGCACCCTCAACAGCCTCTCCACC CTGAGGGAGTACGTGGAGGACACGGAGGACTACATCAACATGATGCTGGACGAGAAGCAGAACCAGCTGCTGCAGATGGGGATCCTGCTGTCGACGGGGACGCTGGTGTCCAGCTGCGCCATCGCCGTCACGGGGGTCTTCGGCATCAACGTCCACATCTCCCTCTACGActcccccgcctcctccgccgccttcccgtgcgccgccgccggcatcgtCGCCGGCAGCCTCGCGCTCtacctcgccgccctcctctgCTACAAGCGCGCCGGCATCCTCCAGTGA
- the LOC107275769 gene encoding putative magnesium transporter MRS2-D isoform X2, with the protein MAARRRHVAAGAGAPAPAAGEWAAVTAGGGAAWALSPVEEVGTKQELMRRTGLPPRDLRALDPALSSAASASSCRPSAITGRDRAVVVNLDRARAVITASEVLVPSPRDPAVAPLVRELRARLALAASPTPAPSPSPPQHGMAVGMDGSISPSQASRGGEEAAGNGKDGEALGGGDKALPFEFRALEVCLEFACKSLEHETCTLEKEAYPALDELTSKVSTLNLERVRQIKSRLVAISGKVQKVRDELEHLLDDDMDMAALHLTEKLAYQSSRFDIDKEASELEDHSRDEEGVEGGGGGDGDDETIAGGGSFSPNTDELEILLESYFVQIDGTLNSLSTLREYVEDTEDYINMMLDEKQNQLLQMGILLSTGTLVSSCAIAVTGVFGINVHISLYDSPASSAAFPCAAAGIVAGSLALYLAALLCYKRAGILQ; encoded by the exons atggcggcgcggcggaggcacgtggcggcgggggcgggggcgccggcgccggctgcggGGGAGTGGGCGGCGGTGACAGCCGGTGGCGGGGCTGCGTGGGCGTTGTCGCCGGTGGAGGAGGTCGGGACGAAGCAGGAGCTGATGCGGCGGACGGGGCTGCCGCCGCGGGACCTCCGCGCGCTCGACCCGGCgctgtcgtcggcggcgtcggcgtcgtcgtgccgcccGTCCGCCATCACGGGGCGGgaccgcgccgtcgtcgtcaacctgGACCGCGCCCGTGCCGTCATCACCGCGTCCGAGGTGCTCGTCCCGTCCCCGCGCGaccccgccgtcgcgccgctcgTCCGGGAGCTCCGCgcccgcctcgccctcgccgcctccccaacccccgcgccgtcgccgtcgccgccgcag caTGGCATGGCGGTGGGGATGGACGGGAGCATCTCGCCATCGCAGGcgagccgcggcggcgaggaggccgccggCAACGGCAAGGATGGAGAAGCTCTGGGAGGAGGTGACAAGGCTCTGCCGTTCGAGTTCAGGGCGCTCGAGGTGTGCCTCGAGTTCGCCTGCAAGTCTCTCGAACATGAG ACTTGCACATTGGAGAAAGAGGCATACCCAGCTTTAGATGAACTCACCTCCAAAGTCAGCACCCTCAATCTTGAGCGTGTGAGGCAAATCAAGAGCCGACTCGTCGCAATATCTGGCAAAGTTCAAAAG GTCAGGGATGAACTGGAACACTTGCTGGATGACGACATGGACATGGCAGCATTGCACCTAACGGAGAAGCTCGCTTACCAGTCATCAAGATTCGACATCGATAAAGAAGCAAGCGAGCTCGAAGATCACAG CAGGGATGAAGAAGGAgtcgagggaggcggcggcggcgacggcgacgacgagacgatcgccggcggcggcagcttcaGCCCCAACACCGACGAGCTGGAGATCCTGCTGGAGTCCTACTTCGTGCAGATCGATGGCACCCTCAACAGCCTCTCCACC CTGAGGGAGTACGTGGAGGACACGGAGGACTACATCAACATGATGCTGGACGAGAAGCAGAACCAGCTGCTGCAGATGGGGATCCTGCTGTCGACGGGGACGCTGGTGTCCAGCTGCGCCATCGCCGTCACGGGGGTCTTCGGCATCAACGTCCACATCTCCCTCTACGActcccccgcctcctccgccgccttcccgtgcgccgccgccggcatcgtCGCCGGCAGCCTCGCGCTCtacctcgccgccctcctctgCTACAAGCGCGCCGGCATCCTCCAGTGA
- the LOC4335870 gene encoding uncharacterized protein At4g26450 isoform X2 encodes MQYHQGGSRMPPFARGGAYSRGYKQLYAPPQQQPPPQDKHEVLMEAGRLAAEYLVAKGVLPPASLQRRGVGGGGWVQLPPPPPPPPPPQGTLAFYGAQNGRRRLDDDDDGNPNPRSRRTRGGENNNDDSSSSYNGRGKRKFGAYSRHSDWGRDKGRSRGNSDSRSYDDEDDDGPPGYRRERRGGGRFDDAGSSMSGVAASKTEAMGESELEDTGSKVGSSSNFRKDVDPPQEVEGVDKLNKINEESNPSNSEVVEQMTNGESTSNNASCIVIDEEQTKAKYLPVPSDDKVSDEKPDDSSVLNEKIEDDETLAEKAEDDKTSDERVPGVKNNLRDDCNNLLSYCSYPNVPTRRRSIVAHRNAAPAHREVAVAEQIDLVSSEDETHMATDVTGHGSSLTNTQEGNKDGLACLEHTDTSTTCNQMVEPVRFQTEETQIGTDDLRGQKNIEQHYAVHESREENMLPPKVGVQQQVEEGMQIYNVDTPPQDEDLIASADKEKVAGVALLPSIKAEAVVAKEEDKFGQSSSFKICDLNLVGSPEVAELRNDPGLGQFSTAGCSMEPQNQQQEFRNTGNSADDTNMHAQIPLHNKVVQVIDLEDDSPIEAGACDTSKANT; translated from the exons atgcagTACCACCAGGGCGGCAGCCGCATGCCGCCgttcgcgcgcggcggcgcgtacAGCCGCGGCTACAAGCAGCTCtacgcgccgccgcagcagcagccgccgccgcaggacAAGCACGAGGTGCTCATGGAGGCGGGCCGCCTGGCGGCGGAGTACCTGGTGGCGAAGGGCGTGCTGCCGCCGGCCTCCCTGcagcgccgcggcgtcggcggcgggggatgGGTCCAGctcccgcctccgcccccgccacctccgccgccgcagggaACCCTGGCGTTCTATGGTGCCCAGAATGGCCGGCGGCGgttggatgatgatgatgatggtaaTCCTAACCCCCGCTCGCGGCGGACCCGCGGTGGTGAGAACAATAATGATGACAGTAGTAGTAGCTACAATGGTAGAGGGAAGAGGAAATTCGGTGCTTACAGTAGGCATTCGGATTGGGGGAGGGACAAGGGGAGGAGTAGGGGGAATTCGGATAGCCGGAGTTacgatgatgaggatgatgacggGCCTCCTGGTTATAGGAGagagcggcgaggtggtgggaGATTTGATGATGCTGGGAGTAGCATGTCGGGGGTGGCAGCGTCTAAGACGGAGGCCATGGGGGAGTCGGAGCTGGAGGATACTGGGTCGAAGGTGGGCTCTAGCAGTAATTTCAGGAAGGATGTCGATCCGCCACAAGAAGTGGAGGGCGTTGATAAGTTGAATAAGATTAATGAGGAGAGTAATCCATCAAATTCAGAGGTGGTGGAGCAAATGACTAATGGTGAGAGCACTAGTAATAATGCTTCTTGTATTGTTATTGATGAGGAACAGACGAAGGCAAAATATTTGCCTGTGCCCTCAGATGACAAGGTTTCAGATGAGAAGCCTGACGATAGTAGTGTTTTGAATGAGAAGATTGAAGATGACGAGACTTTAGCTGAGAAAGCTGAAGATGATAAGACTTCTGATGAGAGGGTACCAGGTGTGAAGAATAACTTGCGTGATGATTGTAATAATTTGCTGAGCTATTGCAGTTATCCAAATGTACCGACAAGGCGGCGATCAATAGTTGCACACAGGAATGCAGCACCAGCCCATAGGGAAGTTGCTGTTGCCGAACAGATTGATCTGGTTTCCTCTGAAGATGAAACCCATATGGCCACTGATGTTACAGGGCATGGCAGCTCCTTGACTAATACCCAGGAAGGCAACAAAGATGGCCTTGCCTGCTTGGAACATACCGATACAAGCACTACTTGCAATCAGATGGTGGAGCCAGTAAGATTCCAGACAGAGGAAACACAGATTGGAACTGATGATTTGAGAGGACAGAAAAACATTGAGCAACATTATGCAGTTCACGAATCTAGGGAGGAGAATATGTTACCTCCTAAAGTGGGTGTTCAGCAGCAAGTTGAGGAAGGAATGCAGATTTACAATGTTGATACACCGCCACAAGATGAAGACTTGATTGCTTCAGCTGATAAAGAGAAAGTAGCTGGTGTGGCATTATTACCTAGTATCAAAGCTGAAGCTGTTGTTGCGAAGGAAGAGGACAAGTTTGGTCAGTCAAGTTCATTTAAAATATGTGATCTAAACCTAGTTGGTAGTCCAGAGGTTGCTGAATTACGAAATGATCCTGGTTTGGGTCAATTCTCAACTGCTGGATGTTCAATGGAGCCACAAAATCAGCAACAAGAGTTTAGAAATACGGGTAACAGTGCAGATGATACCAACATGCATGCCCAAATTCCATTGCACAATAAGGTGGTTCAAGTTATTGATCTTGAAGATGACTCGCCAATTGAAGCTGGTGCATGTGATACTTCAAAAGCAAA TACCTAG